One Candidatus Dormiibacterota bacterium DNA window includes the following coding sequences:
- a CDS encoding ABC transporter ATP-binding protein: protein MSLLGEAICTDGGIDEPGPLPGGGVVAAVQDLHVTFGGRGRPVQAVRGVDLELRAGEVVALVGESGSGKTVLGLSLLGLLPPQAHARGVARVGDVDMLTAPEPLRRRVRREFLGAVFQDPLSSLNPTMRIGDQVAEVAGSRAGAVRLLEHAGIAGAEDRLAQYPHQLSGGLRQRVMIAIAIAGNPRLLIADEPTTALDVTVQAQVLRLLRRLCDEIGCAVVLVTHDLGVAATVADRICVMYAGRVMEAGGGAAILARPAHPYTVALLSSRLRLTSRRGRALATIGGEPPDPRSPLPGCAFSPRCPAATGACTEGKPPPPATAPTHDGLTACIVPGAADSARAGEAQRSRPEPSATPTGGVRVEDVVVRHRLRRGHLDALRGVSLEVAPGEAVAVVGESGSGKTSLLRVIAGLQRPTSGRITLAEGTSPLMVFQDPGSSLTPWLTVGEQVADRIRRLPADEREERVRQALASVGLPAETAVARPSQLSGGQRQRVALARVVAGDCRLLLCDEPISALDASLAAGVLNLIHRLRHQLGMAVVFVTHDLAAARYVGDRMLVMRHGEVVESGPAERVCGAPETEYTRELIAAVPGRGRWR from the coding sequence GTGAGCCTTCTCGGCGAGGCGATCTGCACCGACGGCGGGATCGACGAGCCGGGCCCACTGCCGGGCGGCGGGGTCGTCGCCGCGGTCCAGGACCTGCACGTGACCTTCGGCGGCCGCGGCCGGCCGGTGCAGGCGGTTCGCGGCGTCGACCTGGAGCTGCGCGCGGGAGAGGTCGTCGCCCTGGTCGGCGAGTCCGGCTCGGGCAAGACGGTGCTGGGACTCTCGCTGCTGGGTCTGCTTCCTCCCCAGGCGCACGCGCGCGGCGTGGCGCGGGTCGGCGACGTCGACATGCTGACGGCGCCGGAACCGCTGCGCCGGCGCGTGCGCCGCGAGTTCCTCGGCGCCGTCTTCCAGGACCCGCTGAGCTCGCTCAACCCCACGATGCGCATCGGCGACCAGGTGGCCGAGGTGGCGGGGTCGCGCGCCGGCGCGGTGCGGCTGCTCGAGCACGCCGGCATCGCCGGCGCCGAGGACCGCCTCGCCCAGTACCCGCACCAGCTCTCCGGCGGGCTGCGCCAGCGGGTGATGATCGCCATCGCCATCGCCGGCAACCCCCGGCTGCTGATCGCCGACGAGCCCACCACCGCGCTCGACGTCACCGTCCAGGCGCAGGTGCTCCGGCTGCTCCGCCGGCTGTGCGACGAGATCGGCTGCGCGGTGGTGCTGGTCACCCACGACCTCGGGGTCGCCGCCACCGTCGCCGATCGCATCTGCGTCATGTACGCGGGCCGCGTCATGGAGGCGGGCGGGGGTGCCGCGATCCTGGCGCGGCCCGCCCACCCCTACACCGTGGCGCTGCTCTCCTCGCGGCTGCGGCTGACGAGCCGTCGCGGCCGCGCCCTCGCCACCATCGGCGGCGAGCCGCCCGACCCCCGGTCGCCGCTGCCCGGCTGCGCCTTCAGCCCGCGCTGCCCCGCCGCCACCGGCGCCTGCACCGAGGGGAAGCCGCCCCCGCCGGCGACGGCGCCGACCCACGACGGGCTCACCGCCTGCATCGTCCCCGGCGCGGCGGACAGCGCGCGGGCGGGCGAGGCGCAGCGGTCGCGGCCGGAACCCTCCGCGACCCCCACCGGCGGGGTGCGGGTGGAGGACGTGGTCGTCCGCCACCGGCTCCGCCGCGGCCACCTCGACGCCCTGCGCGGCGTCAGCCTCGAGGTCGCCCCCGGCGAGGCGGTGGCGGTGGTCGGCGAGAGCGGCAGTGGCAAGACCAGCCTCCTTCGGGTGATCGCCGGCCTGCAGCGGCCCACCTCGGGCCGGATCACCCTCGCCGAGGGGACCAGCCCGCTCATGGTCTTCCAGGACCCGGGCTCCAGCCTGACCCCGTGGCTGACGGTGGGCGAGCAGGTCGCCGACCGCATCCGCCGCCTGCCCGCGGACGAGCGCGAGGAGCGGGTGCGCCAGGCGCTCGCCTCGGTGGGACTGCCCGCGGAGACCGCCGTGGCGCGTCCCTCCCAGCTCTCCGGCGGCCAGCGCCAGCGCGTCGCCCTCGCCCGGGTGGTGGCCGGCGACTGCCGCCTGCTGCTCTGCGACGAGCCGATCTCCGCGCTCGACGCCTCGCTCGCCGCCGGCGTGCTCAACCTCATCCACCGGCTGCGCCACCAGCTCGGGATGGCGGTGGTCTTCGTCACCCACGACCTCGCCGCGGCCCGCTACGTCGGCGACCGCATGCTGGTGATGCGCCACGGCGAGGTGGTCGAGAGCGGCCCCGCCGAGCGGGTCTGCGGAGCGCCCGAGACCGAGTACACCCGCGAGCTCATCGCCGCGGTGCCGGGGCGGGGCCGGTGGCGGTAG
- a CDS encoding ABC transporter permease: MAVAGPFQETAAPAPPRRRIALDVAGRLRAVPGLDLAGAAVFVLLVAVALLGPVLLRTDPTAAVAGPFAAPSAHHIFGTDDLGRDILTRVLHGLRASLGSCVVVIGSGVVFGGAVGLIAGLRGGFVDAALMRFTDIFLALPGPVLAIAVVAALGPSLSHTLLAVAVVWWPWYARLVRGEARSLVHRPFVDSARLCGVGRWRLVARHILPGTLRPVVVTASLDVQNLVLTLAGLSFLGLGAPPPAPELGSMVATGQDYFFGHPWIPLIPAAAVFVLAVAANLTGDAIRSLDTRRG; this comes from the coding sequence GTGGCGGTAGCCGGGCCGTTCCAGGAGACGGCCGCCCCGGCGCCACCGCGGCGCCGGATCGCGCTCGACGTCGCCGGCCGGCTGCGCGCCGTCCCCGGGCTCGACCTCGCCGGCGCCGCGGTGTTCGTGCTGCTGGTGGCGGTGGCGCTGCTCGGCCCGGTGCTGCTGCGCACCGACCCCACCGCCGCCGTGGCCGGCCCGTTCGCGGCGCCGTCCGCGCACCACATCTTCGGCACCGACGACCTCGGCCGCGACATCCTCACCCGCGTTCTCCACGGCCTGCGCGCCAGCCTGGGCAGCTGCGTCGTGGTGATCGGCTCCGGGGTGGTCTTCGGCGGCGCGGTGGGGCTGATCGCCGGCCTCCGCGGCGGTTTCGTCGACGCCGCCCTGATGCGCTTCACCGACATCTTCCTCGCCCTCCCCGGCCCGGTGCTGGCGATCGCCGTGGTCGCCGCCCTCGGCCCCAGCCTGTCGCACACCCTGCTCGCCGTCGCCGTGGTCTGGTGGCCGTGGTACGCGCGCCTGGTGCGTGGCGAGGCGCGGTCGCTGGTCCACCGGCCCTTCGTCGACTCGGCGCGGCTCTGCGGGGTGGGGCGGTGGCGGCTGGTGGCGCGCCACATCCTGCCGGGCACGCTGCGCCCGGTGGTGGTCACCGCCAGCCTCGACGTGCAGAACCTGGTGCTGACGCTCGCCGGCCTCTCGTTCCTCGGGCTGGGGGCGCCGCCACCGGCCCCCGAGCTCGGGTCCATGGTCGCCACCGGCCAGGACTACTTCTTCGGTCACCCCTGGATCCCGCTCATCCCCGCGGCCGCCGTCTTCGTCCTTGCGGTGGCGGCGAACCTCACCGGCGACGCGATCCGCAGCCTCGACACCCGTCGTGGCTGA
- a CDS encoding ABC transporter substrate-binding protein: MNRRAALGILAAATLATSCGSSASGSGTTAAPSDVLHLAYYGDQTTPDPDVFYDIEGLTTILPVYDNLIRYKPDGREFQGDLATRWTGSDDGLTYTFTLHPGVVFDDGTPCDSRAVAAAFQRRTDVGSAPAYMLADVDHYETPDATTFIVKLKKPVSAFLDYMASSWGPKAVNPAVLTAHAGTDHAQTWLQSHGAGSGPFVLSSFQRGRRYTLTRNARYWGTRPFFREIDIDIIADFSTQRQKLDKGDLDVILHAYPVAELDSAKSNPQLVEKDFKAYLMPLVYFNPAKPAVATAAAREAIAKSLGIPDVVSQVYGRLGTLAGGAYPTDILDPAAAPVRYVDDPVAARAAIPGGALTLDFAYVADESGVQRRAAELMQQKAARAGITLTLREVQNAQTYDFVKDLAKAPDMLLATNTPDAANPDTWARILWGTGGGLNFFGYSNPAIDAALDQGLRSTDAAVQKTAYGQAGTLMLADWVLLPIANIKDWMVMRADLTGVRHVPNYAWTLDMGAVGRR, encoded by the coding sequence ATGAACCGACGCGCTGCCCTCGGCATCCTGGCGGCGGCCACGCTGGCCACGTCCTGCGGAAGCAGCGCGTCGGGAAGCGGCACCACCGCGGCGCCCAGCGACGTCCTCCACCTCGCCTACTACGGCGACCAGACCACGCCCGACCCCGACGTCTTCTACGACATCGAGGGGCTGACCACCATTCTCCCGGTGTACGACAACCTGATCCGCTACAAGCCGGACGGCAGGGAGTTCCAGGGCGACCTGGCCACCAGGTGGACGGGGTCCGACGACGGCCTCACCTACACCTTCACCCTGCATCCCGGTGTGGTGTTCGACGACGGCACCCCCTGCGACAGCAGGGCGGTGGCGGCGGCGTTCCAGCGGCGCACCGACGTCGGCTCCGCGCCCGCCTACATGCTCGCCGACGTCGATCACTACGAGACCCCGGACGCGACCACCTTCATCGTGAAGCTGAAGAAGCCGGTCAGCGCCTTCCTCGATTACATGGCCTCGAGCTGGGGGCCGAAGGCGGTGAACCCGGCGGTGCTCACCGCCCACGCCGGCACCGACCACGCCCAGACCTGGCTGCAGAGCCATGGCGCCGGCAGCGGTCCGTTCGTGCTGTCGTCGTTCCAGCGCGGCCGCCGCTACACGCTGACCCGGAACGCCAGGTACTGGGGCACCAGGCCGTTCTTCCGCGAGATCGACATCGACATCATCGCGGACTTCTCCACCCAGCGTCAGAAGCTCGACAAGGGCGACCTCGACGTCATCCTCCACGCCTACCCGGTCGCCGAGCTCGACTCCGCGAAGTCGAACCCGCAGCTGGTCGAGAAGGACTTCAAGGCGTACCTGATGCCGCTGGTGTACTTCAACCCGGCGAAGCCCGCGGTGGCCACCGCGGCCGCGCGCGAGGCGATCGCGAAATCGCTCGGCATCCCCGACGTCGTCAGCCAGGTGTACGGCCGGCTCGGCACCCTCGCCGGCGGCGCCTATCCCACCGACATCCTCGACCCGGCGGCGGCGCCGGTGAGGTACGTCGACGACCCGGTGGCGGCGAGGGCGGCCATCCCCGGCGGCGCGCTGACCCTCGACTTCGCCTACGTCGCCGACGAGAGCGGCGTGCAGCGGCGCGCCGCCGAGCTCATGCAGCAGAAGGCGGCGCGGGCGGGGATCACCCTCACCCTGCGCGAGGTGCAGAACGCGCAGACCTACGACTTCGTCAAGGACCTGGCCAAGGCGCCGGACATGCTCCTCGCCACCAACACCCCCGACGCCGCCAACCCCGACACCTGGGCACGCATCCTCTGGGGCACCGGCGGCGGGCTCAACTTCTTCGGCTACTCCAACCCGGCGATCGACGCGGCCCTCGACCAGGGCCTGCGCTCCACCGACGCGGCGGTGCAGAAGACCGCGTACGGCCAGGCCGGGACGCTGATGCTCGCCGACTGGGTGCTGCTGCCGATCGCGAACATCAAGGACTGGATGGTGATGCGCGCCGACCTCACCGGCGTGCGGCACGTGCCGAACTACGCCTGGACGCTCGACATGGGCGCGGTGGGCCGCAGGTGA
- a CDS encoding ABC transporter permease: MRRVLLGRLGGALLVLLSLVTIVFLLRMAVRADPVKVRLGANASQQAVERERHRLGLDRPITVQFVTYLGGAIHGDLGESLHTRRAVRDDIADFLPATLELAAVAAALAVSGGMLLGVVGATARRGAGLLRLLFVAGASAPTFLIGLLLIYAFYQRLGWLPATGRTSLHDAPAGPTGLLLVDSLLRGRVDALLDGAAHLVLPAVCLALAPAAAVGRVLRSSLLDTYGADFVRTARAKGLHPWRILWRHALRASLSAPLTMIGLQTGLLLAGVVVVETVFAWPGIGLYTVQSIQAADFASVAGVTLLLGTVYVLVNLAVDLGQTAADPRLRAA; this comes from the coding sequence GTGAGACGGGTGCTGCTGGGACGGCTGGGCGGCGCCCTGCTCGTCCTGCTCAGCCTCGTGACCATCGTCTTCCTGCTGCGCATGGCGGTGCGCGCCGACCCGGTGAAGGTCCGGCTCGGCGCCAACGCCTCGCAGCAGGCGGTCGAGCGCGAGCGCCACCGCCTCGGGCTCGACCGGCCGATCACGGTGCAGTTCGTCACCTACCTGGGCGGCGCCATCCACGGTGATCTCGGGGAGTCGCTGCACACTCGCCGGGCGGTGCGCGACGACATCGCCGACTTCCTCCCCGCCACCCTCGAGCTCGCCGCGGTCGCCGCTGCGCTGGCGGTCAGCGGCGGCATGCTCCTCGGCGTGGTCGGGGCCACCGCGCGGCGGGGCGCGGGGCTGCTTCGCCTCCTCTTCGTCGCCGGTGCCTCCGCGCCCACCTTCCTCATCGGCCTGCTGCTGATCTACGCGTTCTACCAACGGCTTGGCTGGCTGCCCGCCACCGGGCGGACCTCGCTGCACGACGCCCCGGCGGGGCCCACCGGCCTGCTGCTGGTCGACAGCCTGCTCCGCGGCCGGGTGGACGCGCTGCTCGACGGCGCCGCCCACCTGGTGCTCCCGGCGGTGTGCCTCGCCCTCGCCCCCGCGGCGGCGGTGGGCAGGGTGCTGCGCTCGTCGCTGCTCGACACCTACGGCGCCGACTTCGTGCGCACCGCGCGGGCCAAGGGGCTGCACCCCTGGCGCATCCTCTGGCGCCACGCGCTGCGCGCCTCGCTGAGCGCGCCGCTGACGATGATCGGGCTGCAGACCGGGCTGCTGCTCGCCGGCGTGGTGGTGGTGGAGACCGTCTTCGCCTGGCCGGGGATCGGGCTCTACACGGTGCAGTCGATCCAGGCCGCCGACTTCGCCAGCGTCGCCGGGGTGACCCTGCTGCTCGGCACCGTCTACGTGCTCGTGAACCTCGCCGTCGACCTCGGCCAGACCGCCGCCGACCCGCGCCTGCGAGCGGCGTGA
- a CDS encoding N-acyl homoserine lactonase family protein codes for MSARRVVPLLIGTQLLDRCVALGGPPTGLRDRIPIPGFLVELEDGRTLLWDTGTDEAALEIPGLFDADFPPPDMGPDDLLGARLEAAGCGLDGVDVVGLSHLMIDHAGGLRHLPGRDVIVHAAELDYAMGEPNPGCYRRDDYAGPDVQVRFRTVDGDEDVLPGVTALATPGHSPGHLSLLVRLASGRSVLIASDAGDLRENFDQELPPGILLAGREPALASIRRLRRLAEDTGALLIPGHDPVAWAELPPELL; via the coding sequence GTGAGCGCGCGGCGGGTGGTGCCGCTGCTGATCGGGACCCAGCTGCTCGACCGCTGCGTCGCGCTCGGCGGCCCGCCGACCGGCCTCCGCGACCGCATCCCCATCCCCGGCTTCCTCGTCGAGCTGGAGGACGGGCGCACCCTGCTCTGGGACACCGGCACGGACGAGGCTGCGCTCGAGATCCCGGGCCTGTTCGACGCTGACTTCCCACCGCCGGACATGGGTCCGGACGACCTCCTCGGCGCCCGCCTCGAGGCGGCGGGGTGCGGCCTCGACGGGGTGGACGTGGTCGGGCTGAGCCACCTGATGATCGACCACGCCGGCGGGCTGCGGCACCTGCCCGGGCGCGACGTGATCGTGCACGCCGCCGAGCTCGACTACGCGATGGGCGAGCCGAACCCCGGCTGCTACCGCCGAGACGACTATGCCGGCCCCGACGTCCAGGTGCGCTTCCGCACCGTCGACGGCGACGAGGACGTGCTGCCCGGGGTCACCGCGCTCGCCACCCCCGGCCACTCCCCGGGCCACCTCAGCCTGCTCGTCCGGCTCGCGTCGGGGCGCTCGGTGCTGATCGCCAGCGACGCCGGCGACCTCCGCGAGAACTTCGACCAGGAGCTGCCTCCGGGGATCCTCCTCGCCGGCCGGGAGCCGGCCCTCGCCTCGATCCGGCGGCTGCGCCGGCTCGCCGAGGACACCGGCGCCCTGCTCATCCCCGGCCACGACCCGGTCGCCTGGGCCGAGCTGCCCCCCGAGCTCCTCTAA
- a CDS encoding agmatinase family protein yields MIGEGGAPVDREGAWAQRAEAELPTRRLEEELERCRALGLDAAESIRDRTISTFVRGELPHFAGERGTFLKAPFLEDVHDVGDAEVAVLGAPLDAGTTYRPGTRFGPQGIRRATGLFGTYSYELGVDLREQLNLVDIGDIFTIPANIEKSFDQISRGMAHVVESGAFPVVLGGDHSIGYPTVRGLAPYVDGNIGIIHFDRHVDTQEHDLDERMHTTPWFHATDIPNAPAVNLVQIGIGGWQAPRAGVRVGRERGTTVITVGDVERVGIEKVAEVALELAWKGAKAVYLSFDIDVLDAGFVPGTGWPEPGGLLPREALGLVRLVSAPGLAGMEIVECSPPYDWAEQTSIVAARVVLDCLASMVRSGRLGRRPARLDRVAWGPYPSG; encoded by the coding sequence ATGATCGGAGAGGGGGGGGCTCCCGTCGACCGCGAGGGCGCCTGGGCGCAGCGTGCGGAGGCCGAGCTGCCCACCCGCAGGCTCGAGGAGGAGCTGGAGCGCTGCCGCGCCCTCGGCCTCGACGCCGCCGAGTCGATCCGCGACCGCACCATCAGCACGTTCGTGCGCGGCGAGCTGCCCCATTTCGCGGGCGAGCGTGGCACCTTCCTCAAGGCGCCGTTCCTCGAGGACGTCCACGACGTCGGCGACGCCGAGGTGGCGGTGCTCGGCGCCCCCCTCGACGCCGGCACCACCTACCGGCCGGGGACGCGCTTCGGGCCCCAGGGTATCCGCCGTGCCACCGGCCTGTTCGGCACCTATTCCTACGAGCTGGGCGTCGACCTCCGCGAGCAGCTGAACCTGGTCGACATCGGCGACATCTTCACCATCCCCGCGAACATCGAGAAGTCGTTCGACCAGATCAGCAGGGGGATGGCGCACGTGGTCGAGTCCGGCGCCTTCCCGGTGGTCCTCGGGGGCGACCACAGCATCGGGTACCCGACGGTGCGCGGGCTCGCCCCGTACGTCGACGGGAACATCGGCATCATCCACTTCGACCGCCACGTCGACACCCAGGAGCACGACCTCGACGAGCGCATGCACACCACGCCGTGGTTCCACGCCACCGACATCCCCAACGCGCCGGCGGTCAACCTCGTCCAGATCGGCATCGGCGGCTGGCAGGCGCCGCGCGCCGGGGTGAGGGTGGGCCGCGAGCGCGGCACCACGGTGATCACCGTCGGCGATGTCGAGCGGGTCGGCATCGAGAAGGTCGCGGAGGTGGCGCTGGAGCTGGCGTGGAAGGGGGCGAAGGCGGTCTACCTGTCCTTCGACATCGACGTGCTCGACGCCGGCTTCGTGCCCGGCACCGGCTGGCCCGAGCCCGGCGGCCTGCTCCCCCGCGAGGCCCTCGGCCTGGTGCGGCTGGTCTCGGCCCCGGGCCTGGCGGGGATGGAGATCGTCGAGTGCTCGCCCCCGTACGACTGGGCCGAGCAGACCTCGATCGTCGCCGCCCGGGTGGTGCTCGACTGCCTCGCCAGCATGGTCCGCTCCGGCAGGCTGGGCCGGAGGCCGGCCCGGCTGGACCGGGTGGCGTGGGGGCCGTATCCCTCCGGTTAG
- a CDS encoding urease accessory protein UreD: MIAVAPPQRIAASRIAFAAAAGMTWLARGGAAGPVRAVRGPRAASCAVTVVQARGGLCDGDRWRIEVDAAAGARARVRGAGATVVQPGTSALRTRLRAAAGAELSWRSAGVILAEGARARLTTVVDCDPRGRCAVSEVVAVHGARDAVLRMVIRRGGAVRYEERLRLDRDPRAPWRLGDATHLGTAVAAGRGARSRARRWEAALDGAGAAEALGPDLVLARALGGSLAELDDLLGPLVEEMGT, translated from the coding sequence GTGATCGCGGTCGCGCCGCCGCAGCGGATCGCCGCGTCGCGGATCGCGTTCGCCGCCGCCGCGGGGATGACCTGGCTGGCCCGCGGCGGCGCCGCCGGCCCGGTGCGCGCCGTCCGCGGCCCGCGGGCGGCGAGCTGCGCGGTCACCGTGGTGCAGGCCCGCGGCGGCCTCTGCGACGGCGACCGCTGGCGGATCGAGGTCGACGCCGCGGCCGGGGCGCGAGCCCGGGTGCGCGGCGCCGGTGCGACCGTGGTGCAGCCGGGGACCTCGGCGCTGCGCACCCGGTTGCGTGCCGCCGCCGGGGCGGAGCTGAGCTGGCGGTCCGCCGGGGTGATCCTCGCCGAGGGTGCCCGGGCACGGCTGACGACGGTGGTCGACTGCGATCCCCGCGGCCGGTGCGCGGTCTCGGAGGTGGTGGCGGTGCACGGAGCCCGGGACGCGGTGCTCCGGATGGTGATCCGCCGAGGGGGCGCGGTGCGGTACGAGGAGCGGCTGCGGCTCGACCGCGACCCCCGGGCGCCCTGGCGGCTGGGCGACGCCACCCACCTGGGCACCGCGGTGGCCGCCGGACGCGGCGCCCGCAGCCGGGCACGGCGCTGGGAGGCGGCCCTCGACGGCGCCGGCGCCGCCGAGGCGCTGGGCCCGGACCTGGTCCTGGCCCGCGCCCTCGGCGGCTCGCTCGCCGAGCTGGACGACCTGCTCGGTCCACTCGTGGAGGAGATGGGGACATGA
- the ureG gene encoding urease accessory protein UreG: MTAAVLRVGVAGPVGSGKTALVRRLCERLRDQVSVGVVTNDLFTDEDAEFLRRHGALPSSRIVAVQTGACPHTAVREDVTPNLRAIAQLRRRHPGIRLVLVESGGDNLAATFSPALADMTIFVIDVAGGDKVPRKGGPGTALSDLLVINKVDLAPHVGADLEVMRRDAVALRGERPLVFTDLRAGTGVDAVVDLVRARLGAAVAP, from the coding sequence GTGACCGCCGCCGTGCTGCGGGTGGGCGTCGCCGGGCCGGTCGGCTCCGGGAAGACCGCGCTGGTGCGCCGCCTCTGCGAGCGCCTCCGCGACCAGGTTTCGGTCGGGGTCGTCACCAACGACCTGTTCACCGACGAGGACGCCGAGTTCCTGCGTCGCCACGGCGCGCTGCCGAGCTCGCGCATCGTCGCGGTGCAGACCGGTGCCTGCCCGCACACCGCCGTCCGCGAGGACGTCACCCCCAATCTGCGCGCCATCGCGCAGCTGCGGCGCCGCCACCCCGGGATCCGGCTGGTGCTGGTCGAGTCCGGGGGCGACAACCTCGCCGCCACCTTCTCCCCCGCCCTCGCCGACATGACGATCTTCGTGATCGACGTGGCCGGCGGCGACAAGGTGCCGCGCAAGGGCGGCCCCGGCACCGCCCTCAGCGACCTGCTGGTGATCAACAAGGTCGACCTCGCCCCCCACGTCGGCGCCGACCTCGAGGTGATGCGCCGCGACGCCGTCGCCCTGCGCGGCGAGCGCCCGCTGGTGTTCACCGACCTCCGCGCCGGCACCGGCGTCGACGCGGTGGTCGACCTGGTGCGCGCCCGCCTCGGCGCCGCGGTGGCGCCGTGA
- a CDS encoding urease accessory UreF family protein, whose product MGDALLELLLLADSGLPTGAFTASAGWETAVREGRIAGPADAARWLEGALEDAIGPLELPTVARAARAPTPEAPSRALDARIAVAAWREASLGVGARLLRLGGERERPCHRAAAFGWLAGRAGAGAAEAAAAYAQAALLGQAQVAVRLGVSSGDDAIAMLRGLRPGIQSWARLARDGRLRPACAVRWEIDGMRQRRLPSRLFAS is encoded by the coding sequence CTCGCCGACAGCGGCCTGCCCACGGGCGCCTTCACCGCCTCGGCGGGATGGGAGACCGCGGTGCGGGAGGGACGCATCGCCGGCCCCGCCGACGCCGCCCGGTGGCTGGAGGGGGCGCTGGAGGACGCGATCGGCCCGCTGGAGCTGCCAACCGTCGCCCGCGCGGCGCGCGCCCCCACCCCGGAGGCGCCCTCCCGCGCCCTCGACGCCCGGATCGCGGTGGCGGCGTGGCGGGAGGCGTCGCTGGGGGTGGGGGCGCGGCTGCTCCGGCTCGGCGGCGAGCGTGAGCGCCCCTGCCACCGCGCCGCCGCCTTCGGCTGGCTCGCCGGCCGGGCCGGCGCCGGCGCCGCCGAGGCGGCCGCCGCCTACGCCCAGGCGGCCCTGCTCGGCCAGGCGCAGGTGGCGGTGCGGCTGGGGGTGAGCTCCGGCGACGACGCCATCGCGATGCTCCGCGGGCTCCGCCCCGGGATCCAGAGCTGGGCGCGGCTGGCCCGCGACGGCCGGCTCCGCCCCGCCTGCGCGGTGCGCTGGGAGATCGACGGCATGCGCCAGCGCCGGCTGCCGTCCAGGCTCTTCGCCTCGTGA